A single Corynebacterium stationis DNA region contains:
- the trmD gene encoding tRNA (guanosine(37)-N1)-methyltransferase TrmD, which translates to MRIDVVTIFPEYLDPLRHALLGKAIEQGRLSVGVHDLRSWATGTHKTVDSAPAGGGPGMVMKPEVWGPALDDVAAGTTGGTELDSAMPHLDRLRHDELEGIEGHSYANSGEDSSLPLLLVPTPTGKPFTQDDARAWSHEEHIVFACGRYEGIDQRVIDDAHNRYRVREVSIGDYVLIGGEVAVLVIAEAVVRLIPGVLGNKRSHEEDSFSDGLLEGPSYTKPRVWRDLEIPEVLTSGNHGLVDKWRREQSLKRTFERRPELLAGAELDKHDIKYLEGLGWTSA; encoded by the coding sequence GTGAGGATTGACGTTGTCACGATTTTCCCTGAGTATTTAGATCCCCTCCGCCATGCGCTTTTAGGAAAAGCTATTGAGCAGGGACGTCTTAGCGTTGGTGTGCATGACCTGCGTTCGTGGGCAACCGGTACACATAAAACTGTCGATAGTGCACCAGCAGGCGGCGGACCAGGGATGGTCATGAAGCCAGAAGTCTGGGGGCCAGCGCTTGACGATGTCGCCGCGGGGACCACCGGTGGCACCGAGCTAGATTCGGCGATGCCACACTTGGACCGCCTGCGTCACGATGAGTTAGAGGGAATCGAAGGCCATTCCTATGCGAACTCCGGCGAGGACTCGAGCCTGCCATTGCTTCTGGTGCCCACGCCGACTGGGAAGCCTTTCACGCAGGACGACGCCCGCGCGTGGTCGCACGAAGAACACATCGTCTTTGCGTGCGGGCGTTACGAAGGCATCGACCAGCGAGTAATTGATGATGCGCATAACCGCTACCGCGTGCGCGAGGTATCCATCGGTGATTATGTGCTCATTGGTGGGGAAGTAGCCGTGCTGGTTATCGCCGAGGCCGTCGTGCGCCTCATCCCCGGTGTGCTGGGCAATAAACGCTCCCATGAAGAAGACTCATTTTCTGATGGCCTGTTGGAAGGTCCGAGCTACACCAAACCACGCGTGTGGCGTGATTTAGAGATTCCTGAAGTCTTAACCTCCGGAAACCACGGGCTTGTAGACAAGTGGCGCCGCGAACAATCCCTGAAGCGCACTTTTGAACGCCGGCCGGAGTTGCTTGCTGGCGCGGAACTGGATAAGCACGACATAAAATATCTGGAGGGACTCGGATGGACATCAGCGTAG
- a CDS encoding RtcB family protein — MSRSRGPKKAAPRKFNEKVHVEAFASVLEPAVMTQAKQLAGMPFIHPHVALMPDAHVGMGSSVGTVFGTIGAVIPAAVGVDIGCGMIGVRTQFHASDLPEDLVPLRDAIEAAIPLSPGNYNEWHLEGSADRRARELAQMAERDGVDLSHSPKWRQQLGSLGGGNHFIELCLDEKDRVWMFLHSGSRGVGNKIAQKHIAAAQTQCDKHWVRLPDRDLAYLTEGTAEFDSYITELHWAQHFAYLNREEMMDRFAQCLGDFIGTEVAEEERINCHHNYTVKEEHFSKDVWLTRKGAVLADVGVKALIPGSMGTRSYVVEGKGFAPALRSAPHGAGRRYSRTEARKRFTAEDLDSRMKGIVYRPGKEWIDEIPDAYKDIDQVMEDAAKLVEVEHELRQVLNVKGT; from the coding sequence ATGTCTCGTTCTCGCGGCCCGAAGAAGGCCGCACCACGCAAGTTCAATGAGAAAGTCCACGTTGAAGCTTTTGCTTCCGTACTTGAACCAGCTGTGATGACCCAGGCCAAGCAACTCGCTGGCATGCCTTTTATCCACCCGCATGTGGCGCTAATGCCGGATGCGCACGTTGGTATGGGTTCATCTGTCGGCACGGTCTTCGGAACCATCGGCGCGGTGATCCCAGCTGCCGTCGGTGTGGATATCGGTTGCGGCATGATTGGCGTGCGCACACAGTTTCACGCCAGCGACCTGCCGGAAGATTTAGTTCCGCTGCGCGATGCCATTGAGGCAGCCATTCCGCTATCGCCTGGTAACTACAACGAGTGGCACCTAGAGGGATCTGCGGATCGCCGCGCACGCGAGCTTGCGCAGATGGCCGAGCGCGATGGCGTTGACCTTTCGCACTCGCCGAAGTGGCGTCAGCAGCTTGGTTCACTCGGTGGCGGCAACCACTTCATTGAATTGTGCTTGGATGAGAAAGACCGTGTCTGGATGTTCTTGCACTCCGGTTCACGTGGCGTGGGCAATAAGATTGCGCAGAAGCACATCGCCGCAGCGCAGACGCAGTGCGATAAGCACTGGGTACGTCTGCCTGATAGGGATCTTGCCTACTTGACCGAAGGCACGGCGGAGTTTGACTCTTATATCACCGAACTGCACTGGGCACAGCACTTTGCCTACCTCAACCGCGAAGAGATGATGGATAGGTTCGCGCAGTGCTTGGGCGATTTCATCGGCACCGAGGTGGCGGAGGAAGAACGCATTAACTGCCACCACAACTACACGGTCAAGGAAGAGCACTTTAGCAAAGATGTGTGGTTAACACGCAAGGGAGCAGTGCTTGCCGATGTCGGCGTGAAAGCCTTGATACCGGGTTCCATGGGCACGCGTTCCTATGTGGTTGAAGGCAAGGGTTTTGCCCCGGCTCTGCGCTCGGCACCGCACGGCGCTGGTCGACGCTACTCAAGGACCGAAGCACGCAAGCGCTTTACTGCCGAGGACCTGGATTCGCGGATGAAAGGCATCGTCTACCGCCCTGGCAAGGAATGGATTGATGAAATTCCCGATGCCTACAAGGACATTGACCAGGTCATGGAAGATGCGGCGAAGCTCGTGGAGGTAGAGCACGAGCTGCGGCAGGTGCTTAACGTTAAGGGGACTTAG
- a CDS encoding Tex family protein, translating into MIAATIAQEIGVRPDQVETALKLLAEGNTVPFIARYRKEVTGGLDDTQLRTIETRATYLRELEERKQAILEAIEEQGKLNDDLRREILECDTKARLEDLYLPYKKRRKTKADIAREAGLEPLLEELISQPAADPQELASKYLREGFEDEKKALDGARAIIIDRCALDADLVGQVREEMFSSGTMEASVVAGKETEGAKFKDYFEFAEPFSSLPSHRILALLRGESEGILQLNLNAGDDDIYENMIATRFELDRSSQWLSQAVRWSWRTKLYISAGLDVRMRLKEVAEEGALQVFATNLRDVLLAAPAGQRATLGLDPGYRNGVKCAVVDPTGKVLDTAIVYPHQPQNQWSQAVQTLSSLCASHGVDLLAVGNGTASRESEKLAGEVAELIAKAGGKRPTPVVVSESGASVYSASQIAADEFPNMDVSLRGAVSIARRLQDPLAELVKLDPKAIGVGQYQHDVNQTALARTLDGVVEDAVNGVGVDLNTASAPLLERVAGVNPTLADNIVAYRNENGKFTTRKELKKVPRLGPKAYEQSAGFLRITGGADPLDSSAVHPEAYPVVQKIAKSTGLSVDELIGNTRVLNTLQPADFADDTFGIPTVTDIIAELDKPGRDPRPEFKTATFKEGVEKISDLVPGMILEGTVTNVAAFGAFIDVGVHQDGMVHISAMSNKYVSDPHEVVRSGEVVKVKVLEVDVARKRISLTLRLDEDTNAPKKQSPKNSVKQPRQPKQPAKKKPAPRGSMADALKNAGF; encoded by the coding sequence ATGATTGCAGCGACTATCGCACAAGAAATTGGGGTTCGCCCCGACCAAGTTGAAACCGCGCTCAAGCTTCTTGCGGAAGGCAATACGGTGCCGTTTATCGCCCGATACCGTAAGGAAGTCACTGGCGGTTTGGATGATACGCAGTTGCGCACGATTGAAACCCGCGCGACGTATCTTCGAGAACTCGAAGAGCGCAAGCAAGCAATTCTGGAAGCCATCGAAGAGCAAGGCAAGCTTAACGATGATTTACGCCGCGAAATCCTCGAATGCGACACCAAGGCGAGACTCGAGGATTTGTACTTGCCGTACAAAAAGCGCCGCAAAACCAAAGCGGATATTGCGCGTGAGGCAGGCTTGGAACCACTGTTGGAAGAACTCATTTCTCAACCAGCCGCTGACCCGCAGGAGCTAGCAAGCAAGTATCTGCGTGAAGGCTTCGAGGATGAGAAGAAGGCACTCGATGGTGCCCGCGCGATCATCATTGACCGCTGCGCACTTGACGCGGATCTGGTGGGACAAGTCCGCGAAGAGATGTTTAGCAGCGGAACGATGGAAGCATCCGTTGTGGCAGGGAAAGAAACCGAAGGTGCGAAATTCAAAGACTACTTTGAGTTCGCCGAGCCGTTTTCCTCCTTGCCATCGCATCGGATCCTCGCGCTGTTGCGCGGTGAGTCTGAGGGCATCTTGCAGCTGAATCTCAATGCCGGCGACGATGATATTTACGAGAATATGATTGCCACCCGGTTTGAGCTAGACCGCAGCTCACAGTGGCTGTCACAGGCTGTGCGTTGGAGCTGGCGCACCAAGCTGTACATCTCAGCTGGGTTGGATGTGCGTATGCGCCTGAAGGAAGTCGCTGAGGAAGGTGCACTGCAGGTTTTTGCTACCAATTTGCGCGACGTTTTGCTGGCCGCACCGGCTGGTCAGCGCGCGACTTTGGGCTTAGACCCGGGATACCGCAATGGCGTGAAGTGCGCCGTTGTGGATCCAACGGGCAAGGTGCTTGATACCGCTATTGTTTACCCGCACCAGCCGCAGAACCAATGGTCTCAAGCAGTGCAAACGCTGTCTTCGTTGTGCGCGTCGCACGGGGTTGACCTTCTGGCGGTGGGCAACGGTACCGCATCGCGTGAATCAGAAAAGCTGGCTGGGGAAGTAGCGGAGCTTATTGCCAAAGCAGGCGGGAAGCGCCCAACCCCGGTCGTGGTGTCTGAATCCGGCGCTTCGGTGTACTCGGCTTCGCAGATTGCTGCCGATGAATTCCCGAACATGGATGTTTCTTTGCGCGGTGCCGTATCGATTGCGCGACGCCTACAGGATCCTTTGGCAGAGCTGGTCAAACTTGATCCGAAAGCCATTGGTGTGGGGCAGTATCAACACGATGTCAACCAAACGGCTCTCGCGCGCACTCTCGATGGTGTTGTCGAAGACGCCGTTAACGGTGTCGGCGTAGACCTCAATACTGCATCGGCGCCGCTGCTTGAGCGCGTTGCCGGAGTAAACCCCACCTTGGCGGATAATATCGTTGCCTACCGCAATGAGAACGGAAAATTTACTACGCGTAAGGAACTCAAAAAGGTTCCACGCCTAGGGCCTAAAGCCTATGAGCAATCCGCGGGCTTTTTGCGCATCACAGGTGGTGCCGATCCTTTGGACAGCTCCGCTGTGCACCCAGAGGCCTACCCGGTGGTACAAAAGATCGCCAAGTCAACAGGCCTTAGCGTCGATGAACTCATTGGCAACACGCGGGTGCTCAACACGCTGCAACCAGCTGACTTTGCTGATGACACCTTCGGTATCCCGACGGTCACCGATATCATCGCCGAATTAGACAAGCCAGGACGCGATCCCCGCCCAGAATTTAAGACGGCAACCTTTAAAGAAGGCGTGGAGAAAATCTCCGACTTGGTTCCAGGAATGATCCTGGAGGGCACAGTCACCAACGTGGCTGCATTTGGCGCTTTCATCGACGTGGGTGTGCACCAAGACGGGATGGTGCATATTTCTGCGATGAGCAACAAGTATGTTTCCGACCCGCACGAAGTGGTCCGCTCGGGCGAAGTAGTCAAGGTGAAAGTTTTGGAGGTCGATGTCGCACGTAAGCGCATTTCTCTTACGCTGCGCCTCGATGAGGATACCAACGCGCCGAAGAAACAAAGCCCGAAGAACTCTGTGAAGCAGCCGAGGCAGCCGAAGCAACCTGCGAAGAAAAAGCCCGCACCACGTGGCTCGATGGCGGATGCTTTAAAGAACGCGGGCTTTTAA
- the rplS gene encoding 50S ribosomal protein L19, whose amino-acid sequence MSNILDKVNAASLRDDIPAFRPGDTLDVEVKVIEGNNQRTQLFKGVCIRRQGAGVSETFTVRKVSFGIGVERTFPVHSPNLESITISRRGRVRRAKLYYLRDLRGKKARIKERR is encoded by the coding sequence ATGAGCAACATTCTTGATAAGGTCAACGCAGCATCGCTGCGCGACGATATCCCAGCCTTCCGCCCAGGTGACACCTTGGACGTTGAAGTAAAGGTTATCGAAGGTAACAACCAGCGTACCCAGCTCTTCAAGGGCGTCTGCATCCGTCGTCAGGGTGCTGGTGTCAGCGAGACTTTCACCGTCCGCAAGGTTTCCTTCGGCATCGGTGTAGAGCGTACTTTCCCAGTACACTCTCCAAACCTGGAGTCCATCACCATCTCCCGTCGTGGCCGCGTCCGCCGCGCGAAGCTGTACTACCTGCGCGATCTGCGCGGTAAGAAGGCTCGCATCAAGGAGCGCCGCTAA
- a CDS encoding MarR family winged helix-turn-helix transcriptional regulator — protein MQKSQPTKIDSTPVLIPLLLAAKSCVKEIAAAGERHDLSVDEWLILDALSSSDGLTMSQLQQRYVGAASSITRAVDRMVERALVFRKVGQADRRQVFVHISTLGDSLYTKISRELGRVEELLNQELQDADIDPATLKAVLEKFN, from the coding sequence TTCCTTTGCTGCTCGCTGCGAAATCTTGTGTCAAAGAAATCGCAGCTGCCGGCGAAAGGCATGATCTCAGCGTCGACGAGTGGCTCATCTTGGATGCGCTTTCTTCATCGGATGGGTTGACTATGTCGCAGTTGCAGCAGCGCTACGTAGGAGCTGCATCTTCTATCACCCGCGCGGTGGACCGCATGGTCGAGCGCGCGCTGGTCTTTCGCAAAGTCGGGCAGGCAGATAGACGTCAGGTCTTTGTCCACATCTCAACGCTTGGTGATTCTTTGTACACAAAGATCTCTCGCGAGCTTGGCCGCGTCGAAGAACTGCTCAATCAGGAACTCCAGGACGCCGATATCGATCCCGCGACGCTGAAAGCTGTGCTCGAGAAATTTAATTGA